The genomic segment TGCCGGCGTACCGGTCGGCGACCGCGCGGGCCAGCCGGGCCACCTCCGGGGAGAGCACCGGCACCGGGGAGACGACCTTCTCCAGGTACGCCAGCTTCGGGTGCTCGGACGACTCGGCGCGCTCCAGCAGCCAGCCGTCGACGAGTTGCCCGGCGAACCGCACCTTCACCCGTACCCCGGGCCGGGCGTCGGCGTCGAGCGCCTCCGGCACCAGGTAGTCGAACGGGCGGTCGAGGTGCGGCAGCGGCACGTCCACGCAGACGCGCGCGACCGGCGACCCCGGTGCGGGTCGCCGGTCGCGGCGCGTGGTGGCGGTCAGGCTCCCGCGGCCGACTTGAGGTCGGCGGCCCGGTCGGTGCCCTCCCAGGTCAGCTCCGGCAGCTCCCGGCCGAAGTGGCCGTACGCGGCGGTCTGCTGGTAGATCGGGCGGAGCAGGTTCAGGTCCCGGATGATGGCGGCCGGGCGCAGGTCGAACACCTCGGCCACGGCCTTCTCGATCGAGGCGACCGGCACGGTCTCGGTGCCGAACGTCTCGATGAACAGGCTCACCGGATGTGCCTTGCCGATCGCGTACGCCACCTGCGCCTCGCACCGCTCGGCCAGACCGGCGGCTACGACGTTCTTCGCCACCCACCGCATCGCGTACGCCGCCGACCGGTCGACCTTCGACGGGTCCTTGCCGGAGAACGCGCCGCCACCGTGCCGGGCGTACCCGCCGTAGGTGTCCACGATGATCTTCCGGCCGGTCAGACCGGCGTCACCCATCGGCCCACCGATCTCGAACCGGCCCGTCGGGTTCACCAGCAGCCGGTAGCCCTCGGTCTGAAGGCCGAGGCCCTCCAGCTCCGGCGCGATCACGTGGTCCCTGATGTCCGGGGTGAGCAGCGACTCCAGCGAGATGTCCGCCGCGTGCTGGCTGGACACGACCACGGTGTCGAGCCGGACCGGCCGCAGCCCGTCGTACTCGATGGTCACCTGCGTCTTGCCGTCCGGCCGCAGGTACGGGATCGTGCCGTCCTTGCGCACCGCGGCGAGCCGGCGCGAGAGCCGGTGCGCCAGCGCGATCGGCAGCGGCATCAGCTCGGGCGTCTCGGAGCAGGCGAAGCCGAACATCATGCCCTGATCGCCCGCGCCCTG from the Micromonospora sp. WMMA1947 genome contains:
- the metK gene encoding methionine adenosyltransferase codes for the protein MTRLFTSESVTEGHPDKIADQISDGILDALLAQDPHSRVAVETLITTGQVHVAGEVTTKAYADIPTIVRETILGIGYDSSKKGFDGASCGVSVSIGAQSPDIAQGVDNAFELRTGGSESALDAQGAGDQGMMFGFACSETPELMPLPIALAHRLSRRLAAVRKDGTIPYLRPDGKTQVTIEYDGLRPVRLDTVVVSSQHAADISLESLLTPDIRDHVIAPELEGLGLQTEGYRLLVNPTGRFEIGGPMGDAGLTGRKIIVDTYGGYARHGGGAFSGKDPSKVDRSAAYAMRWVAKNVVAAGLAERCEAQVAYAIGKAHPVSLFIETFGTETVPVASIEKAVAEVFDLRPAAIIRDLNLLRPIYQQTAAYGHFGRELPELTWEGTDRAADLKSAAGA